The Rhodanobacteraceae bacterium genomic sequence GCACCGCGAACAGCGTCTGCTGCTCGATGGCCATCTCATCCGGCGAGGCCACCGCGTCGGCCAGCTCCTCGCGCACCAGTTCCCGGAACCGCTGGCGCAGGCGCTTCAAGGCCAGCACCAGCGCCAGCGGACGAATGCCCAGCTTGCGTCCCAGCTCTTCGTACTGGCCCGGCAACGGATCGTGCGCCAGGAACGGCTCCAGCGCCTCGTACATGTCGAGGTGCCCGGTCTGGCGCGCTTCCGCCTGCAGGGCCTTGAACCCGCGCGCCAGCACTTCCAGCGCATAGCCGCGCTGGAACGCCTGCTCGGGCGAATCGTCGAGCGCATGATCGTCGCGATGGCGCCGCTCCAGTTCCTCCAGCGGCGGCGACAGCGCCGGCGCTTCGCCGCCGGCCAGTTCGCGCCAGTCGCCGGCCAGGAACACGTTCAGGCGCGCCAGCAGCCAGTCCCGGAACCGCCCGCGCGGCGTTTCCCCCATCGCGCCTGCTTCCGCCGCCACCTTCTGGAAGAACGCGCGGGTGATGTCCTGCGCGATCTCCGGCGCGTGACCGCAGCGGCGCACGTAGGCGTACACCGGATACCAGTAGCGCAACGCCAGTTCCGTCAGCGCCCGCCGTGCCTCGCCGGGCTGCGGCGCGCCCAGGCCCCGCACCAGCGACCAGCGCGTGCGACTGAAATCCTCTCTTGCGCGTTCTCCGGAAGGCTCCATCGATCATCCCCTTCAAGTCTGTCCTTGTTTCCGCAAAACGCGGCGGCGATTACATGGTCCCGCAACCCGGGCACGCCAGCAGACATTCAATGCGATGCCGGTCCCAGCGCCCCGCGCAGCGCCCGCAACTCCGAATCCATGTCGTCCCGGCCCGCGGTGGTCTCGGCCAGTTCCGCGCGCACCAGCTCGCGCAGGCGATGCCGCAGGCGGTGCACCGCGACTGCCAGCGTGTTGCGTCGCAACTGCAGGTCCTCCGCGGCGCGCGCGTAGTCGTCCTCGTCCGGCGCTTCCACCAGGAACTCGCTGAGACGATCGAACATCGCCAGCTTGCCCGCCTCCTCGGCCTCGTGGCGCAGGCGCGCCAACGCCGCGCCCAGCACGGCTTGCGCCCACTCACGTTCGAATGTCCGTTCCGGGGAATCGTCGTCCACGGGCGCGTCGGACGCTTCCTCGTCCAGCGATTCGAAGCGGTAGCCGCCGCCGCGCTTCTGCGCCCCCGCCTCGGCATTGGCATCGATCAGGAAGCGCTTGAGCGCGGTCAGCAGGAACGAGCGGAAGCGCCCGCGTTCGGGATCGGCATCGGCGTGCCAAGCGTGTTCGAGGAAACGCGCGAAAAACGCCTGGGTCAGGTCTTCCGCCGCGTCGCGCGCGTGCACGTGGCTGCGGACATAAGCCAGCACCGGCGGGCGGTAGATGCGGCACAGGGTTTCCAGCGCCGCGCGCGCATCGGCAGGATCGCCGCGCGCCTGCAGCACCACGCTCCAGCGGGTCGTATCGAATCGGCCCATATACGCCGCGCCCTCACGCAGCAAGCGGACGGAGCCCGGTACCCCGCCAGAGGCCGATTATGCGCCGCCCCGTGCCGCCTGCAAGTGCTCGCCGGATTGACCGGGCAGGATCAAGCGAGGCCCCGCTACGGCGGGGCCTCGACGAATCCATGGCATGCACGGCAGAGCAAGTCAGGGCAACACCACCACGGTGCCCTTCATGCCCATCCCGTCGTGCAGCGCGCAGATGTACCGGTACAGTCCGGGCCGGGTGAAGGTCACGCGGAAGCGCGTCACTTCGAGCGGCGCCTGCGGCACGCCGACGCGCTCATCGCCGGACGACATGATGAAGCCCGAATGCACGTTGTCGGCGATGGAGTTGATGGTCGCGTGCCGCGCGCCGTCAGGATCGACGGTCACATTGGAAGACGGCGGCCACGGCGGGCCATCGGGTTCGGCGCCGAACGTGATGGTGTGCGGCGTGACCGGGTCCTCGTTGATCCACTCGACGGTCTGGCCCTTGTGGATCGTCACCTGCGATTGCATGAAACGCATCACCGATACGGTCTGCTGGCCGCCCGGCGATGCGCCGACCACGCCGGAGCCCGCGACCACGGCATGGTTGGCCTGCGCATCCACATGGCCCACGGCGTCTGCGAGCAGCCCTTGCGCGAGCAGGTTGCGCCTGGAGTTCGCCGCCATCCGGTTGTACCAGGCCTGGTCGTGCGGCAATGGCTGCGAACGCTCCAGCACGTGGATCGTGCCGATGTCGTTTTCGTGGAACAGGTTCGCCATCTTGTAGTTGCCGGGCGACGGGAACAGCACCGTGTAGCTCTGCCCTGCGAACATCGGTCCGGAGTTGACGCACTGGCTGCCGTCGAAGCCGGTGGGATTCGGCGTGGCGCCCGGACATCCCTGGAAGTCCGAGGTACGCACCTGGTCCGGCCTGAGGAAGGTCACCGTGTTCGGCAGGTCCACGGCGAAGTTGAACGTGATGCTGTCGCCTTCGTGTACCCACATCTCGTTGGGAAGGAACGAGAACACCTGCACGGCGTGATCGGTGCTCTCGGCGCCGACGTCTGCCTTCCACTGGGCCTGGGCCAACGGGGTTGCGGCGATGCCCGCCAACAGGCACGCCATGGTCTGTGCAATCGGAAATTTCATGGGTTTACTCCTGGGCAAGGGCCGAATGTGGCCCAACCATGCATTCCACGAACGGCGCGCGGGATTACGGGCCCGCTGCCGGGATGCGCCAGACGCCTCGATCACCCGGCCGCTCATCCAACCCGGAACAGCGCCGCGCCGCCTTCATCGGGCGCGTAGGAACCACCCCGTGCACGGCGCAATTGCCGTTCCATCAGGATTTCCTCCTGCCGGCGTGCGCTCCACTCGGCACGGTCCAGCGGCACCTTGCCCGCCACGACACCGAGCCGCGCCGCTTCGCCGGCGCGATAGCGGCAGAAATCGGCGTATTCGTCGAGTTCGCCGCGCAGGCTTTCCATCGCCAGATCCACCAGCAGGGCGTCGTCCAGGCCGCCGATGGCTGGCACGTCGTCCGGGATCAGGCCGGGCGCATCGTCGATGTACCCGACCACCGCCTGCATGCGTTCGCGCAGCGCCGGCTCGCACGACCAGTTTGCATCGCCCAGCAGGGCACGCATCTCGCAGGCGCGGCGGAGGCGGGTCAGGATGAAGCGCGACTCGTTGCCTGCGCCGACCGCCCGCGACAGCCGCCGCGCGGCGGCGGCGATCTGCGGACCGTCGAGGGCCGGCGTTCCCGGCGCGACACGCGCCACGCAATCGTTGAAACGCACCAGATCGGCGTCATTGAAACGCAGGGCCGCAGCGGCGCCGGGCGTGAAGATCCCGGAGAGTTCCGCGTCGAGGTCGAGGCGGGCGACGGTGCGGTTGAAATCATCGTTGACGGTGGGCATGGCGTTCTCTCCTGAAGTGGCGGGCGTGGCGGAAATGCCGCACCCACGCTTCATTCGGAAAGGCCGGCACACGATTACAGCCTGATCCGCGCCGCGATCACCGGCGTCAGCAATCACGGCGCGTGCATTGAAGCGTGCGTCCCGCGACAATTGACCGGATCGAGCATTGAATCCCGGCCCGTGCCGGGATGACGGACGACCATGACTGCCCTGCAAAGCAACTTCGAACAGATTCCGCTGCGCGAGTACGCCGAGCGCGCGTACCTCGACTACTCGATGTACGTCATCCTGGACCGCGCCCTGCCCTTCGTCGGCGACGGCCTGAAACCGGTGCAGCGGCGCATCATCTACGCGATGAGCGAGCTCGGCCTCGCGGCGACGGCCAAGCCCAAGAAATCCGCGCGCACCGTCGGCGACGTGATCGGCAAGTTCCATCCGCACGGCGATACGTCGGTGTACGAGGCCATGGTGCTGATGGCGCAGCCGTTTTCGTACCGCTACTCGCTGATCGACGGCCAGGGCAACTTCGGCTCGTCGGACGATCCGAAATCGTTCGCGGCGATGCGCTACACCGAATCGCGCCTGACCCCGATCGCCGAACTGCTGCTGGGCGAACTCGGGATGGGCACGGTCGATTGGGCGCCCAACTTCGACGGCACGCTGAAGGAACCCTCGTGGCTGCCGGCGCGGATGCCGCACGTGCTGCTGAACGGTTCCACCGGCATCGCGGTCGGCATGGCTACCGACATTCCGCCGCACAACCTGCGCGAGGTCGCGGCGGCGTGCATCCATTTGCTGGACGAACCTTCCGCCAGCATCGCGGACCTGTGCGAGCACATCAAGGGGCCGGACTTCCCGACCGCTGCGGAGATCATCACACCGCGCAATGAGTTGGCAGCGATGTACGCGACCGGCAACGGTTCGGTGCGCTGCCGCGCGATCCATACCGAGGAACGCGGCAACATCGTGCTGACCGCGCTGCCGCACCAGGTGTCGCCGGCCAAGGTGATCGAGCAAATCGCGGCGCAGATGCGCGCGAAGAAACTGCCGATGCTGGAAGACCTGCGCGACGAATCCGACCACGAGAACCCGGTACGGCTGGTGCTGATCCCGCGCTCGAACCGCGTCGATACCGGCGCGATGATGCAGCACCTGTTCGCCACCACCGATCTCGAAAAGAGTTTCCGCGTCAACCTCAACATGATCGGGCTGGACGGCCGGCCGCAGGTCAAGACGCTGAAGCAGATCCTCGAAGAGTGGCTGCGTTTCCGCAGCGATACGGTGACGCGCCGCCTGCAACACCGGCTGGAGAAGGTCGAACGCCGCCTGCACCTGCTGGAAGGCCTGCGCATCGCCTTCCTCAATCTCGACGAAGTGATCCGCATCGTCCGCCACGAGGACGAACCGAAGCCGGCGTTGATCGCGCGCTTCAAGCTGTCCGAGGAACAGGCCGACTACATCCTCGAAACCAAACTGCGCCAGCTCGCACGACTGGAAGAAATGAAGCTCAACGCCGAGCGCGACGAACTGGAAGAGGAACGCGCGAAGATCGAGGTGACGCTGAACTCCAGGACGCGCCTGAAAACGCTGATCAAGCAGGAACTGAAAGCCGACGCCGAGAAATACGGCGACGCGCGCCGTTCGCCGCTGGTCGAACGCGCCGCCGCGCAGGCGCTGGACGAAAGCGAGCTGGTCACGTCCGAACCGGTCACCATCGTGCTCAGCGAAAAAGGCTGGGCGCGCGCCGCCAAGGGCCACGACATTGATGCCGCGGAGCTTTCCTACCGCGAGGGCGATGCGTACCTTGCCAGCGTGCGCGGCAAGAGCTCGCAGCAGGCGGTATTCATCGATTCGACCGGGCGCAGCTACTCCACGCCCGCGCACACGCTGCCTTCGGCGCGCGGCAACGGCGAGCCGTTGACCGGCCGTTTCACGCCGCCGGCCGGTGCACGCTTCGACGCCGTCGCGATCGGCGACAACGCGACCAAACTGATCCTCGCGACCGACGCCGGTTACGGCTTCCTCACAGGCTTCGAAGGCCTGCTCGCCAACAAGAAGGCCGGCAAGCAGGTCATCAACATGGACGACAACGCGCGCGTGCTGGCGCCCGCCTGCGTCAACGACCCGGCGCGCGACCGCATCGTCGCGGTGACGACCGAAGGGCACCTGCTGATGTTCTCGGTCGCGGACCTGCCGGAACTGGAACGCGGCCGCGGCAACAAGCTGATCGAGATCCCGAAAGCCAAACTGCAATCGGGCGAGGAGCGCCTCGCGGGCGTCGCAGTGGTCGCCGAAGGCTCGGGCGAAGTGACACTGTACGCCGGCCAGCGCAAGCTGATCCTGAAATGGGCCGACCTCGTCGAATACGGCGGCAGCCGCGCGCAACGCGGTGGGCTGCTGCCACGCGGCCTGCGCCGGGTGGACCGGATCGAAACGACGGGCTGACGCGATCCGGGAACTTCATGGCATTCTCAACATCCAACGCTTGTGCACGCCGGCAAGGGTTCGCGCGTTGAACAGGGTGCCACCCGGAGTTTCCCCATGAACACGATCCGCACCATCGCCCTGCTCGCCGCGTGTTCATTCGCGGGTGCAGCGTGTGCGCAAAACGCAAACAAGCCGCTGAACCTGCAGTTGCCGCCCAGCGACATGCCCGCCGCCGCGAGCACGGCTGCACATCCGGCAACGAGCCATCCCGCGACCGACCGCCACGGCAACCCGACCAGCGCGCCGGGCGTGTACTACGGCGACCACAGCGGCCCCGCCATCCCGGCCAGCGAAGCGCGCCTCGCGGCGCAACGCTGCGATGACTCCACCTACAACCAGCCGCAGGTGCACGGCAGCGCCAGCATGGGAGTGATGGGCGGCAACCACGTCAGCGGCAGTTACCAGGCCGCCACGATCAACGTCACCAGGAACCTCGGCGACTGCGAACATCCATCGGGCGGGGTCGGTTTGTCGATCCACGTCGGCCAGGGCCAATACCACGGCCGCCACTGGTAATTCGTGACACCTCTCCGGGACAACACCCGCACCGCCGCGCTAAGCTTCGCACCCGTGCCGATTCGACCGGCACGGCACGAATGCGCGGGAACATGCACGGCGAATACAAGATGCCTGGCGGCAAGCTGGTGGTGGCCGACCTCGACGTCCGCGACGGCAAGCTGACCCGGGTGCGGATCAGTGGTGATTTTTTCCTGGAACCCGATTCCGCGCTGACCCTGATCGACGTCGCGCTGGAGGGCCTGCCCGCCGGCGCCGACAGCACCCGGCACGCCGCCGTGCTGCGCGCCGCGCTGGGGCCCAACGTGCGGATGTACGGCGTCTCGCCCGAGGCCATCGCGGTCGCGGTGCAACGCGCGCTGGAGCCGTCCGCGTGAACGCCACCCGGTGGAACGATTACAAATGGCAACTGGTCCACGCCATGCCGCAAGCACCCGCGCTGCATATGGCGCTGGACGAAGTACTGACCGACGAGGTCGCGGCGCGCCGCCGTCCGCCCACGTTGCGTGTGTGGGAGTGGTCGGCGTCGTGCGTGGTGATCGGGCGCTTCCAGTCGCTGCGCAACGAGGTGGATCCGGAGGGCGCGCAACGCCATGGCATCGAAGTGGTGCGCCGCATCAGCGGCGGCGGCGCGATGTTCATCGAGCCCGGCAACACCATCACCTATTCGCTGTACGCGCCGGAATCGCTGGTCGCCGGGATGAGCTTCCAGGAGTCCTACGAATTCATGGATGCCTGGGTGATCGACGCGCTGCAGGGACTCGGCATCCACGCCTGGTACCAGCCGCTCAACGACATCGCCTCGCCGGCCGGCAAGATCGCGGGCGCCGCGCAGACCCGGCGCGGCGGCGCGGTGCTGCACCACGTCACCATGGCCTACGACATCGACAGCGCGAAGATGCTGGACGTACTGCGGATCGGCCGCGAGAAGCTGTCCGACAAGGCCACCCAGAGCGCCGCCAAGCGCGTCGATCCGCTGCGCAGCCAGACCGGCCTCATGCGCGCGCAGATCATCGACAAGATGGTTGCGACATTCCGCGCCCGGCACGGACTCGTCCACGGCGGGCTGTCGCCGGAGGAACTGGAACAGGCCGGTGCACTCGCCGCGTCCAAGTTCACCAGTGCCGCGTGGACAGGCATCGTG encodes the following:
- a CDS encoding DNA gyrase subunit B, which gives rise to MKFPIAQTMACLLAGIAATPLAQAQWKADVGAESTDHAVQVFSFLPNEMWVHEGDSITFNFAVDLPNTVTFLRPDQVRTSDFQGCPGATPNPTGFDGSQCVNSGPMFAGQSYTVLFPSPGNYKMANLFHENDIGTIHVLERSQPLPHDQAWYNRMAANSRRNLLAQGLLADAVGHVDAQANHAVVAGSGVVGASPGGQQTVSVMRFMQSQVTIHKGQTVEWINEDPVTPHTITFGAEPDGPPWPPSSNVTVDPDGARHATINSIADNVHSGFIMSSGDERVGVPQAPLEVTRFRVTFTRPGLYRYICALHDGMGMKGTVVVLP
- a CDS encoding Lipoate-protein ligase A gives rise to the protein MNATRWNDYKWQLVHAMPQAPALHMALDEVLTDEVAARRRPPTLRVWEWSASCVVIGRFQSLRNEVDPEGAQRHGIEVVRRISGGGAMFIEPGNTITYSLYAPESLVAGMSFQESYEFMDAWVIDALQGLGIHAWYQPLNDIASPAGKIAGAAQTRRGGAVLHHVTMAYDIDSAKMLDVLRIGREKLSDKATQSAAKRVDPLRSQTGLMRAQIIDKMVATFRARHGLVHGGLSPEELEQAGALAASKFTSAAWTGIVP
- a CDS encoding Lipoate-protein ligase A yields the protein MHGEYKMPGGKLVVADLDVRDGKLTRVRISGDFFLEPDSALTLIDVALEGLPAGADSTRHAAVLRAALGPNVRMYGVSPEAIAVAVQRALEPSA
- a CDS encoding DNA topoisomerase IV subunit A translates to MTALQSNFEQIPLREYAERAYLDYSMYVILDRALPFVGDGLKPVQRRIIYAMSELGLAATAKPKKSARTVGDVIGKFHPHGDTSVYEAMVLMAQPFSYRYSLIDGQGNFGSSDDPKSFAAMRYTESRLTPIAELLLGELGMGTVDWAPNFDGTLKEPSWLPARMPHVLLNGSTGIAVGMATDIPPHNLREVAAACIHLLDEPSASIADLCEHIKGPDFPTAAEIITPRNELAAMYATGNGSVRCRAIHTEERGNIVLTALPHQVSPAKVIEQIAAQMRAKKLPMLEDLRDESDHENPVRLVLIPRSNRVDTGAMMQHLFATTDLEKSFRVNLNMIGLDGRPQVKTLKQILEEWLRFRSDTVTRRLQHRLEKVERRLHLLEGLRIAFLNLDEVIRIVRHEDEPKPALIARFKLSEEQADYILETKLRQLARLEEMKLNAERDELEEERAKIEVTLNSRTRLKTLIKQELKADAEKYGDARRSPLVERAAAQALDESELVTSEPVTIVLSEKGWARAAKGHDIDAAELSYREGDAYLASVRGKSSQQAVFIDSTGRSYSTPAHTLPSARGNGEPLTGRFTPPAGARFDAVAIGDNATKLILATDAGYGFLTGFEGLLANKKAGKQVINMDDNARVLAPACVNDPARDRIVAVTTEGHLLMFSVADLPELERGRGNKLIEIPKAKLQSGEERLAGVAVVAEGSGEVTLYAGQRKLILKWADLVEYGGSRAQRGGLLPRGLRRVDRIETTG